AGTCGCGGCACATTGATGACACACGCTGAAAGTATTGAACTGTTTAAAGCACTTGATGTGAAAATGACACCTGAGTTGAAAAGCGCGACTGTCGATATGCCATATGATGGATTAACACAGCAAGGCTATGCCCAAAAGATGATAGAAGAGTACAAAGAGGCGGGAGTAAAACCTTCAAACGTTTTTATCCAATCTTTCAACCTTGATGACGTGAAGTACTGGATTTCCGCTGAGCCAAAGTTCGGTGAGCAAGCAGTTTTCTTAGACGCCCGTATGTATAAAAACAAATTGTGGGAGCCGACTCTAGCAGACATGAAAGCGCTGAAGAGCGCGGGTGTTGAGTTTATCGCACCACCATTGTTTGCCTTGGTAACGTTGAGCAGTGAAGGTGAAATTGTTCCTTCGGACTATGCGAAAATGGCCAAAGAGGCTGATTTGGGCATGATCGCTTGGACGTTAGAACGCTCTGGTTCTCTTGGTAATGGTGGAGGGTGGTATTATCGGTCTGTGAAAGAAGCCATCGACAACGACGGTGATGTATTCAACTTACTGGATGTATTGGCTCAGGGTGTTGGTGTTGTTGGCGTCTTTTCTGACTGGCCGGCTACGACGACTTTCTACGCAAACTGCATGGGCTTATGATAAAAAGAGGCCTCAAAGACGGGAGTCTCTGAGGCCTAAGCTACAGCATTGCAACATCACTAACCCATTACGTGATGTTTTTCTGTTCAGTTCACTTCTAGCTCTTCATTTTCTCTTGAGAGTTCTGCCAACTTCATGGCGAATTGTACATAAGCCCTTCGTTCTTCTTGAGTGAGGTGCCTGTTGATAGCGAGAAAAGCAATGAAGCTGTCAATAATGGGCTCCAAAGGATCTTGAACATTTGTGTCGCATTCCAAGTATCTTGGCAGTAGCTTTTGCATCTGACTTAAAAGGCCTGGCTCGAGAACAATGGTCTTGTCCATTTGCTCTGCGTGATTGAGAGCAGCTGCCACTTTATCCAGGATCTGGTTCTCTATGTCTGTGACTGTAGGCTTGCAATGCTCTTGGAGCAGCTGACTATAGAATTGTTTGTGGTGATCTGGCACTTGCTCATGAATATCTGCGTGAACGGCTAGTGTGGTCAACAGGACAGAGAAGGCAACAAAAAATACAACAATTGGCATGCGAAGAGACTTTTTTCTTTATTGGATTGCATTGGTATGTTCATCATCCTGTTTTGAGAGCGAATGACCATCTCTTTGGAAGGGAATTTAGTTTCAAATTGTTTGAAGGAACGAACTTTGGACTGAAGATCTCTTCCCTGTAGAAAAGTCATTGCTGTGCAACGGGAATTCTGTCGCATTATATACCCAAACAACCTGAAGGTGCATGACTCAGCGAAATTGACTGGCGTTGTGATCGAGGCGTTCCTTTGCAGGTGTAGTCATCTCCATCAAAAAGGAACAACAAAGAGCACGGCGTCAGTCAACTCGCCCGAAGGGAGGCCTTCAATGCGCCCACTTCTTCGTTAAATTTTACGGAAATAGAATGACTATTCCTCGCGGAGTTTGCCTCGAATTGAACGCATTGATGACCTCTGAATGCGAGCATCTTCAGGTTGTTTGGGTACACCGCAATGAAATAACGAGAATTTACCGGTGTTTACCCATTCAACTCTGAGTGGAATAGGCTCCATCTTGTCCCATTGCCCGATAATCTTGCCGTTTTCTATCTGGAAAATATCGAATACTGCCATCTTTGGAAACCACCAGCAGCAAAGCCTAGGAGTTCAGGTTCCCATGTCCTGTTGCTAAATCGAACTTAGATATTCTTGCCTGGAAAGAAGCCAAACTTTTTTGAGAGATTGAACTTGCGATTGGAAGGTTTGCCTTCAAAGGATCAACAGCCCGGTTTCTTACCAGCACTTCATAGTGAAGATGAGGACCCGTCAATCGGCCCGTAGCACCAGAAAGCGCAATTTTCTGGCCGCGTTCTACACGTTGTCCGCGTTTCACCAATATTTTATGCAAATGTAGATAGCGAGTTTTGTAAACGCTGTTGTGCTCAATAACCAAATACTTCCCGGCATAAGGGTGATTACGCACGCTAACTACTTTGCCGTCTCCTGTTGAGTAAACAGGCGCACCAACCGGTGTAGCAAAGTCAGTACCATTGTGCGGTGTTACCCGCCCGGTAACTGGGTGCTTTCGTTTCGGGTTAAAGGCAGAGGTAATCCGGCGATACTTTTTATCGATAGGGTAGCGATTGAAAGCACGTTCAAGGCTGTTTCCATTTCTATCGTAAAATCGACCATCATCTGCAAGAAATGCTGCGATTTCTCGGTTACTGAGGTTAAATGAAATGGCTTGGATTTGATTATTTCCCGTTGGATGATCGCCAAGGAACTGCTTGTTGACGAGGATATTGAAACTGTCTCCGGCACGAAGTGAGCGGGTGAAATCCAGTTTGTCCTTCAACACATTTGTGATGTTTGCTATTTGGTTTGGATTAAGGCCGACTTTGTGTGCGGATAGAGAAAAACTACCGTCTACTGTTCCTGAATAAAGAACTTCTCTCCACTCGCTTGGCATCTCGATAAATTTATAGATGAACCCTCCTTCATCGTCCAAGGTATAGGTGGCTTGTTCTACCAGGCTAATGTGATAGCTCAGTTTTTGGAGAGTCATCGCTTCTCTTAACACGGTGAAACTTAGGTGATCGCCCGGTTTAATAGTATCGAGTTGAAGGTGTGGCTCATCCGCCGCCAGGATTTCCAGCAATGCGCTGTAAGGTAATTGCAGAGATGAGAATATCTCGCTGAGTGTATCGCCAACTTTAACGACGTAATCTATCTTTTGTGCTTTAGGCGTCTCAGCTGGCTCAGTTTCACTTTCGACAGCGTCTGTTTGAACGGTTAGTGGTAGCTCAGTTTTTTTATCTGGTGTTGGTTCTGTCGCCTCTATAGATTTTTCGTCAGCGTCTGGGATGAAAAAGGCAAGCGTGAAGGCAAAAACTGCTGTGAGAAGGGCGATAAGTTTAAAGTGTTTCATTACCAATGCTAAAGGTTTATCGTTTGTTATGTTATAACATAACATCTCTTGCGGTCTCATTCGATAGTAAATAGCACCCTTTGACCCGCGGTGCATTTGATTGACTGTGACACTGTCACGATTTAAACAGTGGAAAAAAAGTGACAGTGGGAGGGCACTTCATTGGTTGCGTTATTCCACCACATCGTTACAATCCTCTATCGATTCGGGTTCAGACATTTTGATTTGTAACAAAATTGGACCCATAAAAATCATTCATTCTCTTGCATTTATCGCTCTCTCAGCTGAATGCAAAAAATCCAAACAAGTGTTACTTCGTGTGTAACACCACTGTAAATAGGACAATATAATGCCTGTAATTACTCTTCCTGACGGTAGTCAACGTTCATTTGATAACCCAGTTTCCACTTACGACGTCGCAGCTGACATCGGTCCTGGTCTTGCAAAAGCCTGTATCGCGGGTCGTGTTAATGGTCAGCGTGTAGACGCATGCGACCTGATTGAAAACGACGCAAATCTGGAAATCATCACTGCAAGAGACGAAGACGGTCTTGAGATCATTCGCCACTCTTGTGCTCACCTGCTGGGTCATGCGATAAAGCAGCTTTTTCCTGACGTGAAAATGGCGATCGGTCCAACCATCGACAGCGGTTTCTATTACGACGTTGACCTTGACCGTTCTCTGACTCAAGAAGACCTGGATGCGATTGAAAAGCGCATGAAGGATTTGGCGAAAACCAAATACCAGGTCATCAAGAAGAACGTGAGCTGGCAGGAAGCGCGTGATGCTTTTGAATCACGTGGCGAACCGTACAAGATGGAAATTCTGGATGAAAACGTATCTCGCGATGATCGTCCAGGTCTTTACCATCACGAAGAATACATCGACATGTGTCGTGGTCCGCACGTACCGCACATGGGTTTCTGCCAAAACTTTAAAATCCTGAACGTTGCTGGTGCATACTGGCGCGGTAACAGCGATAACAAGATGCTGCAACGTATCTACGGCACGGCTTTCAACGATAAGAAAGAGCTGAAAGCGCACCTGCAGCGCTTGGAAGAAGCAGCGAAGCGTGATCACCGTAAACTAGGTAAGCAACTTGACCTTTACCACATGCAACAAGAAGCACCGGGTATGGTGTTCTGGCATCACAACGGTTGGGTTATCTTCCGTGAGTTGGAAACCTTCGTTCGTGCAAAACTGAACGAATATGATTATCAGGAAGTGAAAGGCCCATTGATCATGGACCGTGTTCTTTGGGAACGTTCAGGTCACTGGGATAAGTACTCTGAGTACATGTTCACCACACAATCTGAGAGCCGTGATTACGCACTGAAGCCGATGAACTGTCCTGGCCACGTGCAGATCTTTAATCAGGGTCTGAAATCTTACCGTGACTTGCCGCTGCGTATGGCAGAGTTTGGCAGCTGTCACCGTAACGAGCCATCAGGCGCTCTGCATGGGCTGATGCGTGTTCGTGGCTTCACCCAAGATGATGCACACATCTTCTGTACTCCAGAACAAGTTCAACAAGAAGTGACTTCTTGTATCAAGATGGTTTACGACACTTACCAGACTTTCGGCTTTGACGAAATCGTGGTGAAGCTGTCTACCCGTCCTGAAATGCGTGTAGGTTCTGATGAAATGTGGGACCGCGCTGAGAAAGCACTGGCTGAAGCACTGGAATCTATGGACATTAAGTTCGAGATTCTGGAAGGCGAGGGTGCGTTCTACGGTCCTAAGATTGAATTTACTTTGCATGACTGTTTGGATCGTGCGTGGCAGTGTGGTACTGTGCAGCTCGATTTTGCTCTGCCTGAGCGTTTGGGCGCAACGTACGTTGGTGAAGACAACGAACGTCACACCCCAGTAATGATTCACCGTGCGATTCTGGGTTCACTGGAACGTTTTATCGGTATTCTGATTGAAGAATACGCGGGTCATTTCCCAAGCTGGTTAGCTCCTCAACAAGCTGTAGTGATGAACATTACCGACAATCAAGCGGAATATGTTCAGGAAGTAGCGAAAAAACTGCAAAAAGCAGGATTTAGAGCGTCTGCGGACTTGAGAAACGAGAAGATTGGCTTTAAAATCCGCGAACACACTTTGAAGCGCGTACCTTATATGTTGGTTTGTGGCGACCAGGAAATGGAAGCTGGCGAAATCGCGGTACGTACACGCAAAGGTAAAGACTTGGGTAAATATAAAATTGACGAATTCGTTTCTCTGCTCGAGAACGAAGTTCGCACCCGAACTCTTAATATTTTGGAGGATTAAGGTATTAAAGGCGCAAGAAAAGTCCCGGCTAAACAAAATGCTCACCGTCTTAACGAAGAACTTCGTGGTCTGCGTGAAGTACGTCTGACTGGTATTGATGGTGATCAGCTTGGTATTGTTTCATATGATGAAGCGATTAAAGCGGCAGAAGATGCTGGTGTTGATCTGGTAGAAATTAGCCCTAATGCCGAGCCGCCAGTATGTCGTGTGATGGACTATGGTAAGTTCATCTACGAAAAGAGTAAGGCTGCGAAAGAGCAGAAGAAAAAGCAAAAGATTGTCCAGATCAAGGAAGTTAAATTCCGTCCTGGAACCGATATTGGCGACTATCAGGTAAAACTACGCAACCTGGTTCGCTTTATTGAAGAGGGTAACAAGGTCAAGGTTACAATCCGTTTCCGTGGTCGCGAAATGGCGCACCAGGATATCGGTGTTGACGTTCTGAACCGACTGAAGGAAGACACTGCTGAAATCGCTTCAGTAGAAAGTTTCCCTTCAAGAATTGAAGGTCGTCAAATGATCATGGTTCTTGCCCCTAAGAAGAAGTAATTTCGGCATACAAGTAACGAGAGGCTATGCCTTCGGGCATAGCCTCTTTGTTCGCCAAATTACACTGTTATTAATTGCATACAATGCGGAGTTATTCATCATGCCTAAGATGAAAGCAAACAAAGGCGCTGCTAAGCGTTTCAAGAAAACTGGTGGCGGTTTCAAGTTCAAGCACGCAACTAAGCGTCACATCCTGACTAAGCGTACTACTAAGAACAAACGTCAACTGCGTCCTAACTCAATTCTGCCTAAGTGCGAAATGGGTGCAGTTGCGCGTATGCTTCCATACGCATAATTTTCTTAGTATTTTTAACGAATTAGTTTAGGAGAGACATAATGCCTCGCGTAAAACGTGGTGTACAAGCTCGTGCACGTCATAAGAAAGTTCTGAAACAAGCTAAAGGTTACTACGGTGCACGTTCACGTGTTTACCGCGTAGCTTTCCAAGCAGTAACCAAAGCTGGTCAATACGCTTACCGTGACCGTCGTCAGAAGAAACGTCAATTCCGTCAACTGTGGATTGCACGTATCAACGCTGCGGCTCGTCAAAATGGTATGTCTTACAGCCGTTTCATCAACGGTCTGAAGAAAGCGTCTATCGAAATCGATCGTAAGATCCTGGCTGATATCGCTGTATTCGACAAAGCTGCATTCTCTGTTCTGGTAGAGAAAGCGAAAGCTGCTCTGTAATTTATTACAGAATAGACTTTGTGAGAAAGGGGAGCTTCGGCTCCCCTTTTTCTATTCTAAATCCCGACAGTTAATTCGCTGTGCAAGATGGAATTAACTCCCAAGGCGAGTTTTCGTAAAGCCCCGGTATTTGCTGGGTAGTCCACCATTTAGCGATGTAGTTATCTCCCCGATACGCGACAACACTGCCTTCGGCATATATTGTATATACATTCCAATCGTCTTTGGGGCAAAAGGTCAGTGGCTCAGGATTTTTCATCCAATCAATGATTTCAATGTGGCTGACAAAACGTACTTCAGATTTTGATAATGCGTACTCGATAAATTTGGAGAGGGCAGCTTGGCGGCTTTGGGTGTCTGAACCCGGCATTCCAAACTGTTCTTGTCCATTCACCAGCCCATAGAAGCCGGAATGTAACCCCAAAACCAAAGGTGCTCTGTTTCCTTTTAAACGTAAATCCAGGTTATAGGCATAAATAGCAAATACCTCGTCTCCGGATAGTCCTGCAGCACCCCAGGCAGGCTCGGAGTATAGGTTCCAGTCGAAGTTGTCACCTTTGCCAGATTCAAGGTCAAACCAGGGCACGTGCTTGGCAATCTTGTCCCTCAAGGAATAATCAATGCCATATTCCGACGTCAGGTTATCGGGTGGCACGATCAGAGTGTGTGCAGGAACTTCCCACAAACCTGGATAGTTGGCGATCTGCGGTTTCCAACCACCATTAACGGCAAGATCATGTTCTGGGCTTCCGTTCTCAAGAGTGTATGGCCAGTAATTATTGGTTCCGTCATGAGTGGGTGTTATGCCCGCAGGAAAACTGACGTCGTATGCTACGCCGTTTTGAATGACTGCCTTTAGCGTGTTGTCATTGTAGGTAAGAAAAGGCGCTCGGAAGCCATGTGCTTTTTCAATACCTATACCGCCTTCTTCGACAGCAGAGGTGAGAAACTGATTACAGAGCGTCACTTCTTGCTGCCAAGCTTCTTGAGTCATCCAATTGTCTAAGGGATTCCAGTTCACCTTGTCATCCGGGTGTGTTTCGGTGTGGCTTCCAATGTCATGGCCCGCTTGGTGGGCGCGTCGCCATAAGTTCAAAACGTCTTCGTTTTCCCTTGATTGGCCGCAAAGCATAAAGAATGATGCGGTAAGATTGCGATTAGCATGTTTGTCCATGCCATTCGGATTTTTATGACTGGCCAGGGTATCGAGAACCCACTTAAGACCTTCTACGTCGTTATTATCATCAAAGCCTAGTGAGACGAACATAGGCGTTTTTGCAGTATCAATCGGTGATGATTGAGAGGGTGGGTAAGCATTTTCCATTGCGAGTACTTGTGCTGACATAACTATTGGAAGAAAAAGCGAGTAACTGGTTTTTTTACCCACAAGGTGCCAACTGAATTTTGCCATTGTATTGTCCTATTTTTAGGTTCGACGTTATTGAATGTGAGCAAGAGCTCATCAACTAGAAAATACATACTCGAGCCTGATTTCTACGACATCTTGCACGTGCTGTTATCAAAATTTGACTGTGACGATAGCGAAGGCTGTAAGTTGCATTCAGAACCGAACAGATATTGGTATTTGATCGCACTAAGTGCTGAATCAATAAGCAATTTTCTGAGTCAAATACGTTGCTATGGACTGGAATCTGGATAATTTCACGCCGTTGAAAAATATCAGGTGATAAAATCGCCGACGATTTAGTCATGACCGCCATTAAACGGCTATTTCAGATTGGATTTGAGCCGCGGTTTATTTACTATGTACCGTTACGTCTTATACCAATTCTCAGAGCGTGATCTGCCAATGCGAATTCGCACTGGAAAGACGGATTCTGCTACGAGAATTGGTATATCTTTTACTCCCCCGTAGGACACTGCCTGGACAGGCAGATGAGGAAACGATGCAACAACTAGAAGAGATTCTATCCAACGCAACGGCTGCTATCGAAGCAGTTGATTCAGTTGCGGCTCTGGATGAGGTACGTGTTAAGTACCTGGGTAAAAAAGGTGAGCTGACCCTACAGCTGCAGCAGTTGGGTAAACTTCCGCCGGAAGAGCGCCGTGAAGCGGGTGCAAGCATCAACAAAGCAAAGCAAGCAGTTCAACAAGCGCTGACCGAGCGTAAAGTTGCACTGGAGAGCGCAGAGCTTGAAGCGAAGCTGGCAGCTGAGACTATTGATGTGACTCTGCCGGGTCGTCGTATCGAGAACGGTGGTATTCACCCTGTAACCCGCACTATCGAACGTATCGAAAGCTTCTTTGGTGAGCTTGGATTTAGTGTTCAAACAGGCCCAGAAATCGAAGACGCATTCCATAACTTCGATGCTCTGAACATTGCGGAAGACCACCCAGCGCGTACTGATCACGACACTTTCTTCTTCAACCCTGATCTGATGCTGCGCACGCACACTTCAGGTGTTCAAATCCGTACGATGGAAACCAACCAGCCGCCACTGCGCTTTATCGCACCGGGCCGTGTTTACCGTAACGACTACGACCAGACTCACACCCCAATGTTCCATCAGGTCGAGGGTATGCTGGTTGACGAAAACGTAAACTTTGCACAGCTGAAAGGCATCCTGAACGACTTCCTGTGTAATTTCTTCGAAGAAGATCTGGAAGTACGTTTCCGTCCTTCATACTTCCCATTCACTGAGCCTTCAGCAGAAGTTGATGTTAAAGGCAAAAACGGCAAATGGCTGGAAGTACTGGGCTGCGGTATGGTTCATCCGAACGTACTGCGTTCTGTTGGCATTGACCCAGAAAAATACTCAGGTTTCGCATTCGGTATGGGCGTAGAACGTCTGACCATGCTGCGCTACGGCGTAAACGATCTGCGTGCGTTCTTCGAGAACGATCTGCGTTTCCTGAAACAATTCAAGTAAGCATTGGGGTAATTGATAAATGAAATTCAGTGAATCCTGGCTTCGCGAGTGGGTTAATCCTGCAGTAAACAGCGAAGAACTGGCACACCAAATCACCATGGCAGGTCTGGAAGTCGACGACATTGAAGCTGTTGCAGGTGAGTTTACCGGCGTTGTTGTTGGTGAAGTGGTTGAGTGTGGCCAGCACCCTGATGCAGACAAATTGCGTGTTACTAAAGTGAACGTTGGCGGTGAAGAGCTGCTGGACATTGTTTGTGGTGCACCGAATTGCCGCCTTGGCCTGAAAGTAGCCGTAGCGACTGTTGGCGCAGTGCTGCCAGGCGACTTCAAAATTAAGAAAGCAAAACTGCGCGGTCAGCCATCTCACGGCATGCTGTGTTCGTTCTCTGAGCTGGGTATCGACGTCGAGTCAAACGGCATCATGGAACTGGCTGCTGATGCAGTTATCGGTACTGATTTCCGTGAGTTCCTGAAACTGAACGACGTGACTATCGATGTAGACCTGACTGCAAACCGTGCAGACTGTCTGAGCATCAAAGGTCTGGCGCGTGAAGTAGGCGTTCTGAACCGTGCTGAAGTATGTCAGCCAGCGTTCGAGAAAGTCACTCCGGCAATTGACGACAAAATCTCTGTTGCGATCGAGGCGCCAGCTGCGTGTCCACGTTACCTGGGCCGTGTAGTTCGTAACGTTAACGTAAAAGCGGCTACACCACTGTGGATGCAAGAAAAACTGCGTCGTAGCGGTATCCGTTCTATCGACCCAATTGTAGACATCACCAACTACGTGATGCTGGAACAAGGTCAGCCAATGCACGCATTTGATCTGGCGAAGATCGAAGGTGGCATCGTTGCGCGTTTGGCGAAACCAGGTGAAAAACTGGTTCTGCTGGACGGCAATGAAGCTGAGCTGAACGAAAATACGCTGGTTATTGCTGACCATAATAAAGCGCTGGCGATTGCAGGTATTTTCGGTGGTCAGGATTCTGGCGTAAATGCAGAAACCACGACTAACGTTCTGTTGGAAGCAGCGTTCTTTGCACCAGACGCAATCCGCGGTCGTGCACGTAGCTATGGCCTTCACACTGATTCTTCACACCGCTTCGAGCGTGGTGTTGATTCAACGCTGCAAAACTACTCGATGGAGCGTGCTACTCAGCTGCTTATCGATATTTGCGGTGGTGAGGCAGGTGAAATCGTAGGTCAGGAGTCTGAAGAGCACCTGCCTAAAGCGAACACCATTGCATTGCGTCGCACCAAGCTGGACAACCTGCTGGGTCACCACATTTCTTCTGAAGACGTGGTAGAGATCCTGAGCCGTCTGGGCTGCGAAGTTGAAACCACTGAGCAAGGTTGGACTGCGAAAGCGCCTTCATGGCGTTTCGACATGGCGATTGAGCAAGACTTGATTGAAGAAGTTGGCCGTATCTATGGCTACGACAACATTCCAAACCAAGCGCCTGTAGCCTCTCTAAACATGAACGAGCACAAAGAAGCCAATCAGCCTCTGAAACGTGTTCGTGATCTGCTGGTTGATCGTGGTTACCACGAAGCGATTACTTATAGCTTTGTTGAGCCAAACCAACAGAAGCTGATCGTGCCAGACTTAGAGCCATTGATTCTGCCGAACCCAATTTCAGCAGACATGTCAGCCATGCGCCTGAGCCTTTGGACTGGCTTATTGAATACCGTTGCTTACAACCAGAAACGTCAGCAACCACGTGTTCGTCTGTTTGAAGCAGGTCTTCGTTTTATCCCCGAGCAAGCTGCAGAAAACGGCATGCGTCAGGAAATGATGTTGGCAGGTGTGATTGCAGGACCTCGTTCAGAAGAGCACTGGGACATCGCAACAAACACTGTAGATTTCTTCGACCTGAAAGGCGATCTCGAAGCGATTTTGGAGCTGACTGCAAACGAACTGAGCTACAGCTTTAAAGCTGCTAAGCATCCAGCACTGCACCCTGGTCAATCAGCTTCAATTGAAGTTGACGGCAAAGTCGTGGGCTACATCGGTACGGTTCATCCAGAGCTTGAGCGTAAGTTTGGCCTGAACGGACGTACCATCGTGTTCGAAATCGAATGGTCAGCGATTAACACTCGTGTCATTCCAGAAGCGGTTGTTATCTCCAAGTTCCCGGCTAACCGCCGTGACATCGCTGTGATTGTTGCTGACGACGTTGAGTCAGAGGCTGTGGTTCGTGCTTGTTTGGAAACCGACAATGCACTGATCACCGGTTCTAAGCTGTTTGACCTTTACAAGGGCAAGGGCGTAGAAGACGGCAAGAAGAGCTTGGCTATCGCTTTGAGCCTACAATCCACTGAGCGCACCTTGGAAGAAAGTGATATTTCTGAGGCGGTTGCATCGGTTGTAGCATTGCTTGGCGACAAATTTGGCGCGCATCTTCGCGACTAATTATAAATTTGTTAATAAAAAAGCAGCCTGATGGCTGCTTTTTTTATGTCTAAAAGTTCTAACACGTATCGTTTTGATAAATCTACGTTTTATCAGAATCTTAACAAGTTGTACTAAGCAAACGATTAAAACCTCAGTAAAAACATCACTTAATGACTATATTCACAATAACCTGTCTCAGTTTTTATGCATGCCTTAAGAATGAAAAGCTCATAAACAGAGCACTGTTCCAAATAATGATATGGAAAAAAGTTGGCGCAAATCAGCCAGTTGGCTTACACTGTTCGTAAGTTGCTGCTAGAGATTATGCTGCCCGACGAAGGAGCAAGTGAATAATTCTTTTGTAGTGCAATCGTGATGTAGATACGACGTATCACATTTGTGTTCAACATTTCTTGAGGGAATGACCTATGGCGCTCACCAAGGCCGATTTGGCTGAGAACCTGTTTGAGAACGTCGGGATGAGCAAGCGGGACGCCAAGGAAACTGTCGAAGCGTTTTTCGAAGAAGTTCGTAAGGCGTTAGAAAGTGGCGAACAAGTCAAGTTGTCTGGCTTCGGAAATTTTGATCTTCGTGAAAAGAACGAACGTCCTGGCCGTAACCCAAAGACGGGCGAAGATATTCCTATCACGGCGCGTCGCGTTGTTACTTTCCGTCCGGGCCAAAAACTTAAGGCACGTGTCGAAAAAGCCAAAGTAGACAACTAATCGTCGTACGAGAGTTTTCCAAAGGACCGTGGTTATTTAACCGCGGTTTTTTTGTTGTCTGTAAGGTAGGTGCTTCGGCTTCTTCGCATGGCGATATAGGCGTCTAATTGCGTTTGTTATCAGAGTGTTTAATTTGTATATTGGGGGTCAGATACGAGAAGAACACATAAAACAAAATAATCAAAAAGGACAGCTTGAAATGGATAGTCAACTCTCCGGGGGCTTTCTAAAGCACACGCTATTTCCACCCAAAATATTTACTCCCAACAGCATCACGCTTTCCAACGGTGTCATTGTCAGACACAACGCGATTGGCGTTGTTGAAATTACACCACCAGTGTCTGATAAAGCCATTGTGATATCGTCGGGTATTCATGGTGACGAAACAGCACCTATCGAGCTTGTGGACGACTTGGTTTCCAGTATTCTCGATGAAGCATTTCAGCCTACATCTCGTTTACTGTTTATTATTGCCCATCCAGATGCCATTCATGCTCACACACGCTTTATTGAGGAAAATCTGAACCGTTTGTTTGCTGACACCAATCCTTTGAGAAACAAAGAGTGCCAGCTTGCAAATAATCTACAAGAACAAGTGCAGACTTTCTTTAAGAAGGGTACTGAAGAGCCATGGCACTTTGACTTGCACAGTGCCATTAGGGCGTCTGAGCACTACATGTTTGGTGTTGTACCTGCGTCAACCAAAGTTACGGATATCAGGCCGCTTGTAAGCTTTCTGAAAGCGTCGCACATGGATGCTGTT
The nucleotide sequence above comes from Grimontia kaedaensis. Encoded proteins:
- the pheS gene encoding phenylalanine--tRNA ligase subunit alpha produces the protein MQQLEEILSNATAAIEAVDSVAALDEVRVKYLGKKGELTLQLQQLGKLPPEERREAGASINKAKQAVQQALTERKVALESAELEAKLAAETIDVTLPGRRIENGGIHPVTRTIERIESFFGELGFSVQTGPEIEDAFHNFDALNIAEDHPARTDHDTFFFNPDLMLRTHTSGVQIRTMETNQPPLRFIAPGRVYRNDYDQTHTPMFHQVEGMLVDENVNFAQLKGILNDFLCNFFEEDLEVRFRPSYFPFTEPSAEVDVKGKNGKWLEVLGCGMVHPNVLRSVGIDPEKYSGFAFGMGVERLTMLRYGVNDLRAFFENDLRFLKQFK
- the pheT gene encoding phenylalanine--tRNA ligase subunit beta gives rise to the protein MKFSESWLREWVNPAVNSEELAHQITMAGLEVDDIEAVAGEFTGVVVGEVVECGQHPDADKLRVTKVNVGGEELLDIVCGAPNCRLGLKVAVATVGAVLPGDFKIKKAKLRGQPSHGMLCSFSELGIDVESNGIMELAADAVIGTDFREFLKLNDVTIDVDLTANRADCLSIKGLAREVGVLNRAEVCQPAFEKVTPAIDDKISVAIEAPAACPRYLGRVVRNVNVKAATPLWMQEKLRRSGIRSIDPIVDITNYVMLEQGQPMHAFDLAKIEGGIVARLAKPGEKLVLLDGNEAELNENTLVIADHNKALAIAGIFGGQDSGVNAETTTNVLLEAAFFAPDAIRGRARSYGLHTDSSHRFERGVDSTLQNYSMERATQLLIDICGGEAGEIVGQESEEHLPKANTIALRRTKLDNLLGHHISSEDVVEILSRLGCEVETTEQGWTAKAPSWRFDMAIEQDLIEEVGRIYGYDNIPNQAPVASLNMNEHKEANQPLKRVRDLLVDRGYHEAITYSFVEPNQQKLIVPDLEPLILPNPISADMSAMRLSLWTGLLNTVAYNQKRQQPRVRLFEAGLRFIPEQAAENGMRQEMMLAGVIAGPRSEEHWDIATNTVDFFDLKGDLEAILELTANELSYSFKAAKHPALHPGQSASIEVDGKVVGYIGTVHPELERKFGLNGRTIVFEIEWSAINTRVIPEAVVISKFPANRRDIAVIVADDVESEAVVRACLETDNALITGSKLFDLYKGKGVEDGKKSLAIALSLQSTERTLEESDISEAVASVVALLGDKFGAHLRD
- a CDS encoding integration host factor subunit alpha, producing the protein MALTKADLAENLFENVGMSKRDAKETVEAFFEEVRKALESGEQVKLSGFGNFDLREKNERPGRNPKTGEDIPITARRVVTFRPGQKLKARVEKAKVDN
- a CDS encoding succinylglutamate desuccinylase, which codes for MDSQLSGGFLKHTLFPPKIFTPNSITLSNGVIVRHNAIGVVEITPPVSDKAIVISSGIHGDETAPIELVDDLVSSILDEAFQPTSRLLFIIAHPDAIHAHTRFIEENLNRLFADTNPLRNKECQLANNLQEQVQTFFKKGTEEPWHFDLHSAIRASEHYMFGVVPASTKVTDIRPLVSFLKASHMDAVMLSRTPSSTFSWYSAEKFGALAATFEMGRVARLYENNMEEFKPLRDALVALLCGETLPAPSKEKGFSNYKVTRTITKTSEAFNLAFSDDAANFTYFAEGEQLAEENGTVYSAIAGGEAVVFPNSKVAIGQRAALLVQPFEPNLSEPLYVNVERDPGPVAFS